A section of the Chryseobacterium scophthalmum genome encodes:
- the ureB gene encoding urease subunit beta, which translates to MIPGEIFVKNGTIICNEGRETVKIKVTNTGDRPIQVGSHFHFFEVNKAMSFEREKAFGKRLNIVASTAVRFEPGEEKEVELVEIGGNKIARGFNNLVDASVTSEEQKKISLAKAGKLNFKTNSYELTCR; encoded by the coding sequence ATGATACCAGGAGAAATCTTTGTAAAAAACGGCACAATTATCTGCAATGAAGGCAGAGAAACCGTAAAAATAAAAGTTACTAATACAGGAGACAGACCCATTCAGGTGGGTTCTCATTTTCATTTTTTTGAAGTTAATAAAGCGATGAGCTTCGAACGTGAAAAAGCATTCGGAAAAAGACTCAATATAGTAGCAAGCACCGCAGTACGTTTTGAGCCGGGCGAAGAAAAAGAAGTGGAATTGGTAGAAATCGGAGGAAATAAAATCGCAAGGGGTTTTAATAATCTTGTAGATGCTTCCGTGACTTCAGAAGAGCAGAAAAAAATCAGCCTTGCAAAAGCAGGAAAATTAAACTTTAAAACCAATAGTTATGAGCTTACATGTAGATAG